The Carassius auratus strain Wakin chromosome 21, ASM336829v1, whole genome shotgun sequence sequence TTAGTCATAGACTTGTACATTCTAACAAGAGTTTTGAGTactgaaaaatacattgtttttataGTAGTTCAACCTCTTATATGTTAAAAGATCAATGGAATTTTGATGTCTCAGTTCATAAcctttaatttagttatttatatttagtttgggTCCCACCAGTCATTTCTTTTTCCTGCTTCCAGCACACGAATCACTATCATCTCACTGTCACCCAGCAATTAAAAGCTTCACTCAGTTGCGTCAGGTCCCGCGGTAATGCAGACTTCTactttgaagctgtttttaaagggttactccactccaaaatgaaatttttgtcatgaattacttacccccatgtcgttctaaACATGTGAAAGCTTAGTTTGTCTTCAGACAttgacattgtcagaatagtccatctgccatcagtggttcaaccataacattACAAAGTGATCAAGAATACTTTCTGtaatcaaagaaaacaaaataatgactttattcaacaatttgtctcctctgtgtatCTCTACATCgccgtagcaccattttggagaatatccgctGGACGCAAACTGCGTACGCTATTCTGTGTCAGCCACATcacaaggatatgttttctaCGTGTATTAACTCTTTGATGTGAACGAAAACCGTGCATCCATgcagcgcggctgacacagaagagcgtatgcTGCCTGCTTAGACAgaggagatgaattgttgaataaagtcattgtttttgttttattcgtgTACAAAAATAATTCTCGTCGCTTTATAACGTTACGGTTggaccactgatggcagatgtactattctgacaatgcttttcatacttttctggaccttgacagtgtaatttacttggtaGTCACAAGCCtctcggttttcatccaaaatatcttaaattgtgttccgaagataaactaatcttttacatgtttggaacgacatgggggtaagttattaatgacaaaattttcatttttggggtggaTTATCCCTTTAATGTGAATGTTATATTTAGATACAATTAACAGTTTCTTTTTGAATTGTCATTCTCACCCATGCAAATATTCTGCTGCTTTTGTGTGTTACAGAGGTTTATTGATCGTCATCTCTGCGACTGGTGGACACAGTTACTGCTACACTGCCACCATGCTTCATTTGCGCCTTCCGTCAACCCCTTTCTCCTTAACTCCTTGCCTTTCCTTTCTCCTCCTCCTGATCTTCCTCTTGGGGCTCGCCCATCTCTCTCAGGCCAGTGGCGAGGCATCCCACAGCAGCCCGGGGAACTGTTCAGGGGAGGACAGCTGCTCTGAGGGTGTCGTCCTGCCCGTATGGAACCCCCAAAACCCCTCTGTAGGCGACAAGGTGGCACGTGCCATCGTCTACTTTGTGGCGCTCATCTACATGTTCTTGGGCATGTCCATCATCGCCGACCGGTTCATGTCATCCATTGAGGTGATTACATCTCAAGAGAAGGAGATAACGATCAAGAAACCCAATGGAGAGACCACCACTGCGACCGTACGCATCTGGAATGAGACAGTCTCCAACTTGACCCTCATGGCTTTGGGATCATCGGCCCCTGAGATCCTGTTATCTGTGATTGAGGTCTGTGGACACAAGTTTGAGGCTGGTCACCTGGGCCCGAGCACAATTGTGGGTAGCGCTGCCTTCAACATGTTCATCATCATCGCCATCTGTGTTTACGTGGTCCCAGATGGTGAGGTACGCAAAATCAAGCACTTGAGGGTCTTCTTTGTGACTGCAGCCTGGAGCATGTTCGCCTACATTTGGCTCTACATGATCCTCTCTGTCTTTTCTCCTGGTGTGGTGGAAGTTTGGGAGGCTGTGCTTACTTTCCTCTTCTTTCCACTCTGTGTGGTTCAGGCCTGGATCGCTGACCGTCGTTTGCTCTTTTACAAATATGTCCACAAGCGCTACCGTGCTGACAAGAACCGTGGCATCATCATTGAGACGGAGGGAGATGGCATGTTCACCAAGATGGATATGGAGATGGATGGCCAAGGTACCAATTCCCATCACAAGGAGGCACTTGATGGGATGCTGGCTGGGGTGGAGGAAGGAGGTGGTGGAGGGGAAGAAGAGGAGGCGAGGAGGGAGATGGCTCGTACGTTGAAGGAACTCAAGCAAAGACACCCAGAGAAGGACATGGAGCAGCTAATCGAGATGGCCAACTATCAAGTGCTGGTGCAACAGCAGAAGAGTCGAGCTTTCTATCGGATCCAGGCTACTCGCATGATGATCGGAGCAGGGAACATCCTCAAGAAGCATGCTGCAGACCAAGCCAGGAAGGTGGTGAGCTGCCATGAGGCCAATGCCCAAGAAGAAGACCCTCACACCATCTACCTGGAATTTGAGCCCTCTCATTATCAGTGCTTTGAGAACTGTGGCTCTTTAAAACTCTCTGTGACCCGACATGGTGGAGACAGCGGCTGCACTGTCAAGGTAATGATTCTGCTGTCTTTACTCAACAGTACTGTGATTACATTGCTGTGATTGTACTTTAATTATATGGATGTGATATCATTTTGAGGTCAGAAACCTACACGATTCTCAACAATGAGGATGTACTCtcagagatattttaaataattacagcaCTTAGGAGATGAGCAATGAAATTACACTGTTTTAACAGATTTCAGATtagttcattttattatttaaaccttTCAATTATGAAGTTTACCACAGAAAAATTTGATTCAATTATTTTAAGTGGTGTTGATGAGGGTGaaatatactatatttttattaatattaataataccacATAGACTAATAATTCAGTAAAAAGGataattttgttgttatttattccatatgattttgtattgttattatatgattaaataaaaaatcataaaccaAATAataattgtgaccctggaccacaaaaccagtcataagggtacattttctgaaatcgagatttatacataatctgaaatctgaataaataatcttccCATTGATGTCTATTTTATgataatatttggcagagatacacatatttgaaaatctgaggctgcaaaaaaatctaaatattgagaaaatcacctttaaagttgcccAAATTAAGTCCTTATCGTTGCATATCAGTAAtggaaaaatagcttttttatatatttatggtaggaaatttactaaatgtcTTCATGAACCATGATCTTTACttcatatcctaatgatttttggcataaaagtaaaatcaataatactgacccacacaatgtattgttggctattgctacaaatatacctgtgctacttatgactggttttgtagtccagaGTCTCAATTATTAGAAATGAATACAATAactattgtgttattattatgtGATGTGATCAGTAAAAATAAGTTAtcattaatttgaatattattatatgCGGTATAACAACAATGCAGCttaataattaatgtataatatGTCAATATCTatgatgttgttattattatataatattattaatatttatagtttattttttattaatattgttattaataatgtattattattattgttattatcgtTGGAATCTTTAAATCTCTGCAAAAGGTTACATTATAACAGACTCTATGTATAAGATCCCCCTCCCCATACGGTTACTGTACCTCTTCTGAATATAAAAAGATAGCATTGCTTCCTCAGCACTTTAGCTGTGTGACCGTgaaaactgttcctgtgtctagGTTGACTATCGCACAGAGGATGGCACTGCCAACGCAGGATCAGACTATGAATTTGCCGAGGGCACTCTGGTCTTTAAACCGGGTGAGACAGTGAAGGAACTGACAGTCGGCGTGATTGACGATGACATATTCGAAGAAGATGAGCATTTCTACGTAAATCTCAGCAACCCTCGTGTTGTCCACCGTGCCGAGGTCTCTGTCCTCGACCCTAATGCGGTGACTCCAGGCAACAGCATTATAGGGTCCAGCCACATTCCTCCCAAAGCTGCCCTAGGTAGCGCACACACTGCCACGGTGACCATTTACGATGACGACCACGCGGGAATCTTCACGTTCGAGAGCAATTCCACACGAGTGAGCGAAAGTGTGGGCATCATGCAGGTAAAGGTCCACAGAACATCTGGAGCAAGGGGGAAGGTGGCAGTACCGTATCACACTACCGAGGGAACCGCCAAAGCTGGTGAAGACTATGAAGAGGTGGCTGGCAAACTGGAGTTCCTCAATGATGAGACCATGTAAGTTAAATATTCTtacttgaatataattttttcaaatgtgcatGGGCAGATTTCAATCAGACAAAAGGCTCTGTCACCACCAACACTGATCGAGCCAGATGTTTGCACAGAGcagatttttttgtgtttaaataagCAAAACTGAATCAAGCCATTCTTGTTATTAAAAATTTAGCGCAAAGCTGTGCTCCAATCTGCATACTTCTATTCTTGACTAGAGATTGCATAATTACGCATTACGTGAGATCTGGGACAAACTTAAAATTGTGTTTTGACACACAATAGCAAAATATAGGTGACAAGCTAGAcagttgtttattaatatttcattattattcaaatCTTTGGGGGCTGTGTCTCCTCATTTCAAACCTATCACAGTGTCAGTGACAAATGCAAATTGGTAAGCAGTCCTTGTATCTGATTTCTTTTTGTAGTGTTCTTTCATGCACGTACAAGAATGTTTCAATCACAGATCGGCAGTTAAAGTAAGATGATGTACCCTCATGACCTGGAATGATAAGAGTTTACATGGATTACAGGCTCCAATGCTAAGAACCGAAACTCACATAGATAAGAGCTAGGCAGAAGGAAATCTATAAGTCACACATACAGAAGGAAGAAACCAGGGATAATGTTCAAAAGATGTGTGAAGTCTGGAAGGAAGCCAGAGAGGGGGAGATGGAGAACGATAAAGCTGCTGAGCTTTCTCTCAATCCTGAAGATCGATACTGACCTGCACATCAAGCACACCGCA is a genomic window containing:
- the LOC113038507 gene encoding sodium/calcium exchanger 1-like — translated: MLHLRLPSTPFSLTPCLSFLLLLIFLLGLAHLSQASGEASHSSPGNCSGEDSCSEGVVLPVWNPQNPSVGDKVARAIVYFVALIYMFLGMSIIADRFMSSIEVITSQEKEITIKKPNGETTTATVRIWNETVSNLTLMALGSSAPEILLSVIEVCGHKFEAGHLGPSTIVGSAAFNMFIIIAICVYVVPDGEVRKIKHLRVFFVTAAWSMFAYIWLYMILSVFSPGVVEVWEAVLTFLFFPLCVVQAWIADRRLLFYKYVHKRYRADKNRGIIIETEGDGMFTKMDMEMDGQGTNSHHKEALDGMLAGVEEGGGGGEEEEARREMARTLKELKQRHPEKDMEQLIEMANYQVLVQQQKSRAFYRIQATRMMIGAGNILKKHAADQARKVVSCHEANAQEEDPHTIYLEFEPSHYQCFENCGSLKLSVTRHGGDSGCTVKVDYRTEDGTANAGSDYEFAEGTLVFKPGETVKELTVGVIDDDIFEEDEHFYVNLSNPRVVHRAEVSVLDPNAVTPGNSIIGSSHIPPKAALGSAHTATVTIYDDDHAGIFTFESNSTRVSESVGIMQVKVHRTSGARGKVAVPYHTTEGTAKAGEDYEEVAGKLEFLNDETMKMLEVKIIDDEEYEKNKTFNIHLGEPVLLEIGQKHGDSNDNKPAVGAEEEEVAKMGCPSLGEHTKLEVVIEESYEFKNTVDKLIKKTNLALVVGSSSWREQFVSAVTVSAGDDDEEESGEERLPSCFDYIMHFLTVFWKVLFAFVPPTEYWNGWACFIVSITLIGVLTAVTGDLASHFGCTVGLKDSVTAVVFVALGTSVPDTFASKVAAIQDQYADASIGNVTGSNAVNVFLGIGVAWTIAAVYWHSQGKKFQVPPGSLAFSVTLFTIMALLCVLILLYRRRPSVSGGELGGPRTAKLLTVFLFLMMWLIYILLASLEAYCHVPGF